One Carassius gibelio isolate Cgi1373 ecotype wild population from Czech Republic chromosome B18, carGib1.2-hapl.c, whole genome shotgun sequence DNA segment encodes these proteins:
- the prtga gene encoding protogenin A: MASFKTDLYQHLLFLAVFLSVSGVRSFSELFFIKEPHDVTVLRRDAVVLDCQAHGEAPIGIRWLKNAAVLTESERVYLLTNGSLFISEADSRKDKSDEGFYQCLAQNKYGSILSQRARLTIAGLSSFTQQPASITVTEGSVARFSCKITATPPPIITWEFNRVTLPLATERITVLPGGVLQIQGVERADAGSYRCVAVNMASRRRSSEAELTVTTAPSPRVPQRPRIIAAPQNLTVTLHSTALLECMATGNPRPLISWSRGDQKSIDVHKTKVLGNGNLLISDVRPQHAGIYFCRATTPGTRNYTIAAANITVLAAPSLVEWPESVTRPRAGTARFVCVAEGSPKPQITWLKNGEPVHSNGRVKMYNSKLVINQIIPEDDGIYQCQAENEQGSVLAMARLIVVMSDNRPSAPRNIRAETVSSSAILLAWERPMYNSDKVIAYSVHYMKAEGLNNEEYQIVIGNDTTRYIIDDLEAGRNYTFYIVAYMPMGASRMSDHVIQHTLEDVPVRAPELSLTSRSPSDIQVSWQPLSHKMSRGRVSGYRLSYRTSTDEAVTQLEISGHRTHHLLEGLHPDTTYLLRISAATSVGWGEPSAWTSHRTPKASSTKVPLAPVLQLESLNCTTVVLRWHLPAGSSAGLQGYKLSYHEESEPAGPPTQIPPHRRQHTIGGLDPRKKYHVKLLAYSLMGEGYQADQTISTPGCVSVRDRLVPPPPPPHHVYARSNSSSSVFLHWARPAFTGGQTVNYTVRCNPVGLQNASLVLYLQTAAQSLMVTDLDPNTNYEFAVRLHVDQLSSPWSPVVYQNTLPEAPTRAPVGVKLTLIEGDTALVSWKAPDELNIAVTRYTILYASRRAWAAGEWHILQREGSVTMALLENLQSGQVYLVKVSASNQMGDGPFSPAVELTVATDGHAPRAHGSAPGTAFSAGFYHLDQRSMTGIVVGVCIALTCIIICIFILACRSKTRKSSTTKSIRQAGGQTPPTAVRLANQSQDESVEVMMPMMRDHFIDAKGGTNLIINSCGPVKPTTERKKRKRWSFFKRDNKDVKRVSSPSYSYHHGTTLLCYTESSPQHPPSSLQGLFGPPGGDSEGSHSSEGSHETSDSGRYSHDDTEATNLSMGAGSHPASLQGEDSDATDRKTPVHEDTEKELHPHVILMTLQKQEMMEPHPV, translated from the exons ATGGCGTCTTTCAAAACGGATTTATACCAGCATCTGCTGTTTCTTGCAGTATTTCTGTCAGTCTCTG GTGTGAGGAGTTTTAGTGAGCTGTTTTTTATAAAGGAGCCCCATGATGTGACCGTATTGAGGAGGGATGCTGTGGTTTTGGACTGTCAGGCCCACGGCGAGGCTCCCATCGGGATCCGGTGGCTGAAGAACGCAGCGGTGCTCACAGAGTCAGAGCGGGTTTACCTGCTCACCAACGGCTCTCTGTTCATCTCAGAGGCGGACAGTCGTAAAGACAAATCAGATGAAGGCTTCTACCAGTGCCTTGCCCAGAACAAATATGGATCTATTCTCAGCCAGAGAGCGCGCTTGACTATCGCAG GTTTATCCTCCTTCACTCAGCAGCCGGCATCAATCACGGTTACAGAGGGATCTGTCGCACGATTCAGCTGTAAGATCACAGCCACGCCTCCACCAATCATCACCTGGGAGTTCAACAGAGTCACTTTACCACTGGCCACTGAAAG AATCACAGTCCTGCCCGGGGGAGTGTTACAGATTCAGGGAGTTGAACGGGCTGATGCTGGGAGTTACCGCTGTGTGGCCGTTAATATGGCCAGCCGCCGCAGGAGCTCCGAGGCCGAGCTAACCGTGACCACAG CTCCATCTCCCAGAGTTCCTCAAAGACCTCGTATCATCGCCGCTCCGCAGAATCTGACCGTGACGCTTCACAGCACGGCTCTGCTGGAGTGCATGGCGACCGGAAATCCTCGTCCGCTGATCTCATGGAGCCGCGGCGACCAGAAATCCATCGACGTTCACAAAACCAAGGTTCTCGGCAATGGAAACCTGCTCATTTCCGACGTGAGACCCCAGCACGCCGGGATCTACTTTTGCCGTGCAACTACGCCGGGAACCAGAAACTACACGATTGCAGCCGCTAATATAACTGTGCTAG CGGCGCCGTCTCTCGTGGAATGGCCAGAAAGCGTGACCCGACCGAGGGCTGGTACCGCCCGCTTTGTGTGTGTGGCAGAGGGATCTCCAAAACCTCAGATCACATGGCTGAAGAACGGTGAACCTGTTCACTCCAATGGACGTGTCAAGATGTATAACAG TAAACTGGTGATTAACCAGATCATTCCTGAAGATGACGGCATATACCAGTGTCAGGCGGAGAACGAGCAGGGGTCGGTTCTGGCCATGGCTCGTCTGATCGTAGTGATGTCAGACAACCGTCCCAGCGCTCCCAGAAACATCCGCGCGGAGACCGTGTCCAGCTCAGCCATCCTACTGGCCTGGGAGAGACCCATGTACAACTCGGACAAAGTCATCGCCTACTCTGTGCACTACATGAAGGCAGAAG GTCTAAATAACGAAGAGTACCAGATCGTTATCGGTAACGATACTACCCGCTACATCATTGATGACCTGGAGGCTGGGCGGAACTACACCTTTTACATCGTAGCGTACATGCCTATGGGTGCCAGCCGCATGTCTGACCACGTCATACAGCACACACTCGAGGACG tCCCCGTGCGTGCTCCTGAGTTGAGCCTCACCAGCCGCAGTCCGTCTGATATCCAGGTGTCGTGGCAGCCTCTGTCTCATAAGATGAGCCGCGGTCGTGTGTCTGGGTACCGCCTCTCGTACAGGACCAGCACAGACGAGGCAGTGACACAGCTGGAGATATCAGGACACAGAACCCATCACCTCCTGGAGGGTCTTCACCCAGACACCACGTACCTGCTCCGCATCTCTGCAGCGACCAGCGTGGGATGGGGAGAACCATCGGCCTGGACGTCCCACAGGACACCGAAGGCCTCCAGCACTAAAG TGCCCCTGGCACCAGTGCTTCAGCTGGAGTCTCTGAACTGCACGACTGTGGTTTTGCGTTGGCATCTCCCAGCGGGCAGCAGTGCTGGACTGCAGGGCTACAAACTTTCCTACCATGAAGAGAGTGAACCAGCAGGACCGCCGACCCAGATTCCCCCTCACCGGCGCCAGCACACGATTGGAGGCCTGG ATCCAAGAAAAAAGTACCATGTCAAACTCCTGGCCTATAGTTTGATGGGTGAAGGATACCAGGCAGACCAGACCATCAGCACACCGGGATGTGTTT cggTCCGTGATCGTCTGGTCCCGCCCCCTCCTCCGCCTCATCACGTTTACGCCCGCAGTAACTCCTCCTCCTCTGTGTTCCTGCATTGGGCCCGACCGGCTTTCACCGGCGGTCAGACGGTCAACTACACGGTGCGCTGTAACCCGGTGGGACTGCAGAACGCCTCGCTGGTGCTGTACCTGCAGAC tgCGGCCCAGAGTCTGATGGTCACCGATTTGGACCCAAACACCAATTATGAGTTTGCAGTTCGTCTTCATGTAGACCAGCTGTCCAGTCCCTGGAGTCCCGTGGTTTACCAGAACACACTGCCTGAAG CTCCCACTCGAGCTCCTGTAGGAGTGAAGCTCACTCTGATTGAGGGAGATACGGCGCTGGTGTCCTGGAAAGCGCCTGACGAGCTCAACATCGCCGTGACTCGTTACACCATCCTGTACGCATCACGCCGAGCCTGGGCCGCCGGAGAGTGGCACATCCTGCAGAGAGAAG GGAGCGTCACGATGGCCCTGCTGGAGAATCTTCAGTCCGGTCAGGTGTACTTGGTGAAGGTCTCGGCGTCCAATCAGATGGGAGATGGGCCGTTCTCACCTGCTGTAGAACTGACTGTGGCTACTGATGGACACGCCCCCCGAGCACATGGCTCCGCCCCCGGCACAG CGTTTTCTGCTGGTTTCTATCACCTGGATCAGAGGTCGATGACGGGGATTGTGGTGGGCGTGTGCATCGCTTTAACCTGCATCATCATCTGCATCTTCATACTGGCCTGCAGGAGCAAAACCAG GAAGTCATCCACTACCAAATCCATCAGACAAGCAGGAGGACAGACTCCGCCCACTGCTGTCCGTCTGGCCAATCAGAGTCAAGATGAGAGTGTGGAGGTGATGATGCCCATGATGAGGGATCATTTCATAGATGCAAAG GGCGGAACCAATCTGATCATTAACAGCTGTGGACCAGTGAAGCCCACCACAGAGAGGAAGAAAAGAAAGAGGTGGAGCTTCTTTAAGAGGGATAACAAG GATGTGAAGAGGGTCTCCAGTCCATCTTACTCCTATCATCACGGCACCACGCTGCTGTGTTACACAGAAAGCTCTCCTCAACACCCGCCGTCCTCTCTGCAGGGCCTGTTTGGGCCACCGGGGGGCGACAGTGAAGGCTCTCATTCCAGCGAGGGCAGCCACGAGACGAGCGACTCGGGACGCTACTCTCATGACGACACCGAGGCTACTAACCTGTCTATGGGTGCCGGCAGTCACCCGGCTTCCCTGCAGGGCGAGGATAGCGACGCGACGGACAGGAAAACGCCCGTTCACGAGGATACAGAGAAAGAGCTGCATCCCCACGTGATCCTAATGACACTTCAGAAACAGGAAATGATGGAGCCACATCCTGTTTAG
- the dnaaf4 gene encoding dynein assembly factor 4, axonemal, which produces MPLIVRDHTWTQNQSTVYISVPLKGVKSASVHVTCTDEYLKVSFPPFLFELFLFAPINEEKSEARIGNGVAVFTLQKRRDELWQQLFTDIDKAKQMQIREQALLKVQEKEAEKSKAKAARIQQEKRYALETMMKLENEERDRIQKIKDEECTRATTELEFWRETQRKTAEEIENQQKTRGTGTQDKQPVYQKTERANAPPAITLMRNTGDTTSGQRSRKQKAKELPAPRSAGCIQISFTPRVFPTALRESRVPEEEEWLKKQAEARRAVDTDLAELDDLREEERNPDWLKEKGDKFFMSGNYQAAVNAYNLAIKLNRKIPALFSNRAACHLKLRNLHKAIEDSSQALELLRPAVAANASARLKAHVRRGTAFCELELYVEGLQDYQAALEIDPHNAALRADSDKIREIIQGTA; this is translated from the exons ATGCCGCTGATTGTAAGAGATCACACATGGACACAAAACCAGAGCACAGTTTACATCAGCGTGCCTTTAAAAGGAGTGAAAAGCGCCAGCGTCCACGTCACCTGCACAGACGAGTATCTAAAG GTGAGTTTCCCGCCGTTTCTGTTCGAGCTTTTCTTATTTGCGCCAATAAACGAAGAGAAAAGTGAAGCCAGGATCGGAAACGGGGTCGCAGTCTTCACTCTGCAGAAGAGGAGAGATGAATTATGGCAGCAGCTCTTCACAGACATCG ATAAAGCCAAACAGATGCAGATTCGAGAACAAGCCCTTCTCAAAGTCCAGGAGAAAGAAGCAGAAAAATCGAAAGCCAAAGCTGCCAGGATTCAACAGGAGAAGAGATATGCTCTGGAAACCATGATGAAG CTTGAGAACGAGGAGCGGGACAGGATTCAGAAGATTAAGGATGAAGAATGCACGAGAGCTACGACTGAACTGGAGTTCTGGAGAGAAACGCAGAGAAAAACAGCAGAAGAAATTGAAAACCAGCAAAAAACACGGGGAACTGGCACACAGGACAAGCAACCGGTTTATCAGAAAACCGAGCGTGCAAACGCTCCACCTGCGATCACGCTGATGCGTAATACTGGAGACACTACATCAG GTCAGAGAAGCAGAAAACAGAAAGCAAAAGAGCTGCCTGCTCCCAGATCCGCTGGCTGCATTCAGATCAGCTTCACTCCACGAGTGTTTCCCACCGCGCTGAGAGAGTCTCGCGTcccggaggaggaggag tggTTGAAGAAGCAGGCGGAGGCCAGGAGAGCAGTGGACACAGATCTGGCCGAACTGGACGacctgagagaggaagagagaaaccCAGACTGGCTGAAAGAGAAGGGCGA TAAATTTTTCATGTCAGGAAACTACCAGGCTGCCGTCAACGCTTATAATCTCGCCATTAAACTGAACCGGAAGATCCCAGCTTTATTTTCTAACCGAGCGGCCTGTCATCTCAAACTGAGAAACCTTCACAAAGCCATTGAAGACAGCTCTCAG GCCCTTGAGTTACTGAGGCCTGCGGTCGCTGCAAACGCTTCGGCTCGACTGAAGGCTCACGTGAGACGAGGAACAGCTTTCTGTGAGCTTGAGCTTTATGTGGAAG GTCTTCAGGACTATCAGGCGGCTCTAGAAATCGACCCACACAACGCAGCCCTGCGAGCAGATTCAGACAAGATTCGTGAGATCATACAAGGCACCGCATGA
- the LOC127977479 gene encoding cell cycle progression protein 1-like, whose translation MSDSSSDTESSCGWTVISNEGSDVEMLGPDNTGEDGSVISAPDVPDAERGEESLGESSLEVTLREEAEPAREEAGEEHVILSSSIQNSDIITLVDSQEAESDSWEEPLAKEILLITAVQRDGGNSSSEVEDEEGEGEGEVKASPVLRRRRVRRSSTGSEPGDSQEQVFEEIGAHLDGRAAPISSTLNKCILLALLIAVSMGLGHFYGTVQIQERQKIVEQSRMNELETQCKRELDVVSKEVVENLKEDLEEKQGMVMSLMNTMDKITKENQHLRVKQEELQVQRRDLYVQLTQTKSQIESGQNDLTTENQRLKVTLERGEASLSALKDELRSLRGQIRELEERGSRADSKVSNNQRLKDHLQEEKQKVLSFMSQREALMAEAEELRKELEEERKVTDKLKEELEEMRKEEDVEDKTEELQARLQELENKLKFEQQRSDLWERLYVESKDERVKGDRDVKTKIPKDGMLGKVKETFHAVKNSTKEFVHHHKEQIKKAKEAVKENLRKFSDSFKTTFRHFKDSNIFHRDKPEHHSFQQEQGNMRTGDWQPQKPLHHRKSTFDSFHADHNTRKPSAQRPHGIMGQKTPLKSCSGVFDCAYQESMTLFHKAMDPIRADEFNELLRSYLQNKVVHFHHWRELESFIANFFLNGVFIHDQMLFTDFVSSVEDYLEEMDEYHRLSDDVFDDLDDYIYRHIFGDAYLKYFVPSRPFERSRSKVKAWRHCQQHPRPQRTKKWSQSGRDPNRQFPDVKIELGPMPFDPKY comes from the exons ATGTCCGACAGCTCCAGTGACACGGAGTCGTCCTGCGGATGGACAGTCATCAGTAATGAG ggtTCAGATGTTGAGATGCTGGGGCCAGATAACACCGGAGAGGATGGATCGGTTATCTCTGCTCCAGATGTACCTGATG CCGAGCGAGGTGAGGAGAGTTTGGGAGAGTCTTCACTAGAGGTCACACTGAGAGAGGAGGCGGAGCCGGCCCGAGAG GAGGCTGGAGAAGAACATGTGATCCTCAGCTCCTCCATTCAGAACTCTGACATCATCACGCTGGTGGACTCTCAGGAGGCGGAGTCTGATTCGTGGGAGGAGCCTCTTGCTAAGGAGATCTTGCTTATCACAG cTGTGCAGCGAGACGGCGGTAACAGCAGCAGTGAGGTTGAGGATGAGGAGGGTGAGGGTGAGGGTGAGGTGAAGGCCAGTCCCGTGTTGAGGAGGCGCAGAGTGAGGAGGAGCTCCACCGGATCAGAGCCTGGAGACTCACAGGAGCAG GTGTTTGAGGAGATAGGAGCTCATCTGGACGGCCGCGCTGCTCCCATCAGCAGCACCCTGAACAAATGCATCCTGCTAGCGCTGCTCATCGCCGTCAGCATGGGCCTCGGACACTTCTACG gcaCAGTCCAGATTCAGGAGAGGCAGAAGATCGTGGAACAGAGTCGCATGAATGAGCTGGAAACGCAGTGTAAGAGAGAGCTGGACGTTGTAAGTAAG GAAGTGGTTGAGAATCTCAAAGAAGACCTTGAGGAAAAGCAAGGCATGGTCATGTCCCTCATGAACACCATGGATAAGATAACTAAAGAAAACCAGCATCTCAGAGTCAAACAGGAAGAGTTACAG GTCCAAAGACGAGATTTATACGTGCAACTGACGCAAACCAAAAGCCAAATAGAGTCTGGGCAGAACGACCTGACTACAGAGAACCAGCGTCTTAAAGTCACTCTGGAGCGAGGAGAGGCGTCTCTGTCGGCCCTGAAGGACGAGCTGCGGTCCCTGCGGGGACAGATACGAGAATTAGAGGAACGAGGGTCCCGGGCCGACTCCAAAGTGTCCAACAACCAGCGACTGAAGGACCACTTACAGGAGGAGAAACAGAAAGTGCTCAGCTTCATGAGCCAAAGAGAAGCGCTGATGGCCGAAGCTGAGGAGCTGCGGAAGGAGCTCGAAGAAGAGCGTAAGGTGACCGACAAGCTCAAGGAGGAACTGGAGGAAATGAGGAAAGAGGAGGACGTCGAAGACAAGACGGAAGAACTACAGGCGCGACTCCAGGAGCTCGAGAACAAGCTGAAGTTCGAGCAGCAGCGCTCCGATCTTTGGGAGAGACTGTACGTGGAGTCGAAGGACGAGAGAGTGAAGGGAGACCGGGACGTGAAGACCAAGATTCCCAAGGACGGGATGTTGGGAAAAGTGAAGGAAACCTTCCACGCTGTGAAGAACTCCACTAAGGAGTTTGTGCACCATCACAAGGAGCAGATCAAGAAAGCCAAAGAAGCGGTGAAGGAAAACCTCCGGAAGTTTTCCGACTCTTTTAAAACAACTTTCAGGCATTTCAAAGACTCGAATATCTTTCACCGCGACAAACCCGAGCATCACTCGTTCCAGCAGGAGCAAGGAAACATGCGCACCGGAGACTGGCAGCCACAGAAACCTTTACATCATCGCAAATCAACCTTCGACTCGTTTCACGCCGATCACAACACACGCAAACCCAGCGCTCAGAGACCGCACGGCATCATGGGACAGAAAACGCCACTCAAAAGCTGTTCGGGGGTGTTCGACTGCGCCTATCAAGAGTCCATGACTCTATTTCACAAAGCCATGGATCCCATCCGAGCAGACGAGTTTAACGAGCTCCTACGCAGCTATTTGCAGAATAAAGTGGTGCATTTCCACCACTGGAGGGAGCTGGAGAGCTTCATTGCTAATTTCTTCCTTAACGGCGTCTTCATTCACGACCAGATGCTGTTTACAGACTTCGTCAGCAGCGTTGAGGATTACCTCGAGGAAATGGATGAATATCACCGCCTCAGCGACGACGTGTTCGACGATTTGGATGATTACATATACCGCCACATTTTTGGAGATgcgtatttaaaatattttgtgccGAG TCGACCCTTTGAAAGGTCGAGGTCGAAGGTCAAGGCGTGGCGTCACTGTCAGCAGCATCCTCGTCCTCAAAGAACCAAAAAATGGAGTCAATCGGGACGTGACCCTAACAGACAGTTCCCAGATGTCAAAATAGAGCTGGGTCCCATGCCCTTCGATCCCAAATATTAG